The nucleotide window TGCCATCCAGGTAGTCCCACTCGTCGAGCTGAAATTCGAATCCGGTAGCCGTTACATTGCGGACGCGAATAGTGACCGGGTTATCGCCATTAAAAGACGGTGGGCCCATGACAACAACAGGATCGATATAGGAATTGTTAAGGGCCACTGCGTGCCATGTGCCGCTATCAGGTTGGTCAACTGTAACGCTGCCTATTTCCCCCTGGGTAATGGACACCTCCCATGGGAAAGCGATAATTTGCGTACTCGTTCCATCATTCACAGTAACCTCTACTGCGTAGGTACCCGCACTGCCTGTTGCCAACACACCTGTAATTTCCCCTGTACCGCTGTTGATAGACAATCCTGTCGGCAAGCCTGTAGCAGAAAATGTCAGCGGGTCGTCGTCGATGACGTCGATTGGTAGTGTAATCAACTCGCCTTCGCTCGAGAACTGAATACCCGGATTGGTGATAACGGGCACACCATCAGAGGTGACCTGAATAATGGCAGCCTCAGAGGGTACACCATTGCTGTCAACACCAAAGAACATCCAGTATCCAGGCGTCAATACGTTTGGGTTCTGATGTGCCTCGAGGGCATAGGAGCCGGCTGTGGTCTCAGTAAATTCAACGTACAGGCGACGCAAATCCGTGTTCATCTGGTGCGTGATTGCACTCATTTTGATTGCGGTGAACCGCGTCAATCCGGGCGTTGCATCGAGGGTAAACGTCGATCCGTTTACAATGGATGCTGGCGAAGTCGTAATCACGGGTCTCGTAGCGAGGGACCCATCTGCATTGAACAGGTATGGGGGTGAAAACACCTGGGCATCAGAATGTGTGGTAGCAGCACATTCATTTGAGCAAAAACCGCCACCGCCAGACCATACCCGGCCATCAGGCAGCATCAATGCCGTAGAGTGGTAATTACGGGGTACCGACATGTCAGCCAATGTAGTCCAGGCGCCTGTATCAGGGTTCCAGATTTCAGGTGTCAGAACGCTGTTGATTTCACCGCCGTCTGTTCGTCCGCCAACAACCAGAATTTCACCATTCGGCAAGAGAACACCGTTGTGCGTAACGCGAGGATGAATCATGGGCGCGATAGATGTCAGCGCTGGCGTATCACCTGAAATATCAATTGATACGACCTGGTTGGTGGCTATCTGTTTTTCAGCAGATTCATAGGAAACGCTGCCGCCAATGATCATGATTTTGTTTTCTTCATACATGACATTGATGGCCCGCTTGCCGTACCAGCCTTTGTCGGCAGATCCAGCCTCGCGTACACTGCCATCTCCCCCCAGGTTGATGTAGTGCATTTGCTGCGTAGGGCCGGCATGAAAGAGTTCACCATTGGGCGCCATAAACAGGTACGGCCAGGAAGAAGCGGTCCATCCTTGCTGATTGATAATGGGGTTGGTTAGATTTATCCCATCCTTCGTGTACCAGCCGGTGTCTTCGTTCCAGACTTCGGGAATCGGGCCACCACTTGGTGTGCCCCCAGATCCAAGGGCAGTAAACACTTCGCCATTCGGCAACGATACAGAGGTGGGATACCAGCGCCCTATGCTCATGCCATCAACAACTTCCCAGCTTTCCGTAGTTGCATCGAAGAGGCTTGTAGTAGGCACACTGTTTCGGCCTCCCGTAACGTGCACTTTCCCTTTGTCGGTCAGGACCAGTTCGGCGCAGAACATGTCGTGGGTGTTATGCGGCACCATTTTAAACTCGCCGCTCACAGGATCCCAGGCTGCAGCATAGGTAAATTCAGCCTGCCCAGCCGGCCAGGAATCTTCGGCGTTTGAGGAATAGGTAAGCAGGCGACCATCCGGCAGGTTGGCGGCAGATACGGGTGTATGCGGCCAATCGATCACTTCACTCCATTGGCCGAGTG belongs to Bacteroidota bacterium and includes:
- a CDS encoding putative Ig domain-containing protein, with translation MQWAAVLGIGFLFSGSVQLVQAQISQSQHVEDDLEWSRQMALEPAFVVDQSRLRVPQLNELNTLGQWSEVIDWPHTPVSAANLPDGRLLTYSSNAEDSWPAGQAEFTYAAAWDPVSGEFKMVPHNTHDMFCAELVLTDKGKVHVTGGRNSVPTTSLFDATTESWEVVDGMSIGRWYPTSVSLPNGEVFTALGSGGTPSGGPIPEVWNEDTGWYTKDGINLTNPIINQQGWTASSWPYLFMAPNGELFHAGPTQQMHYINLGGDGSVREAGSADKGWYGKRAINVMYEENKIMIIGGSVSYESAEKQIATNQVVSIDISGDTPALTSIAPMIHPRVTHNGVLLPNGEILVVGGRTDGGEINSVLTPEIWNPDTGAWTTLADMSVPRNYHSTALMLPDGRVWSGGGGFCSNECAATTHSDAQVFSPPYLFNADGSLATRPVITTSPASIVNGSTFTLDATPGLTRFTAIKMSAITHQMNTDLRRLYVEFTETTAGSYALEAHQNPNVLTPGYWMFFGVDSNGVPSEAAIIQVTSDGVPVITNPGIQFSSEGELITLPIDVIDDDPLTFSATGLPTGLSINSGTGEITGVLATGSAGTYAVEVTVNDGTSTQIIAFPWEVSITQGEIGSVTVDQPDSGTWHAVALNNSYIDPVVVMGPPSFNGDNPVTIRVRNVTATGFEFQLDEWDYLDGTHGSETMSYMVVEAGSHMLLDGRRIAAGVTELTQTFSTISYGQAFDNPPVVFSQIGSVNEATAASTRQRTVTVSSFEAQIEEEEGSDNVHAQETVYWVAIDNGASTDGMANEAGVTADVVEEQFHSIAFSQAYDAAPVFLAAMQTADGGDTAVLRYQNLTASGVDVKVEEEQSANDEVGHTNEVVGYMVFNQPGDLPFEGFEIPPIVLTNPGDQSGVEGEAISVAINVEQDNGLPLTFTASGLPAGVHINAATGQLGGGLVAGTAGTASVTVEVNDGASSGAVSFTWSISAAAGTWLDFNDDSGSISLSSVANDDGDEKDIAVGDLDKDGWDDIIVVRKEGFMGTGARADLLLMNESGTLVDRTADLAPGFAAEPTIARDAIITDLDGDGWDDVLIANTF